One Corynebacterium tuberculostearicum DNA window includes the following coding sequences:
- a CDS encoding RNA polymerase sigma factor codes for MHERPTKAHRAVSIKKLVERAYVAATESSDQALGEGENAAEASTPAKKTAKKTAKKTAKKTAKKTAKKTAKKTAKKTAKKTAKKSAKKTTKKSAKKATKKTVRKSAAKKQESPAESEKQAQPEAEEELEEDEHDEDVDFDPTNADIEDDDDFDAGEDLEDDDLEEDLDDDDEEEEEDTSSVWDEEESAALRQARKDAQLTASADSVRAYLKQIGKVALLNAEQEVSLAKRIEAGLYAQHRMDEMEKARAEGDKAAKLSPMEKRDLRSIARDGRKAKNHLLEANLRLVVSLAKRYTGRGMAFLDLIQEGNLGLIRAVEKFDYTKGYKFSTYATWWIRQAITRAMADQARTIRIPVHMVEVINKLGRIQRELLQDLGREPTPQELAKEMDITEEKVLEIQQYAREPISLDQTIGDEGDSQLGDFIEDSEAVIAVDAVSFTLLQDQLQDVLTTLSEREAGVVRLRFGLTDGMPRTLDEIGQVYGVTRERIRQIESKTMSKLRHPSRSQVLRDYLD; via the coding sequence ATGCACGAGCGCCCGACCAAGGCGCACAGAGCTGTTTCAATCAAGAAGTTAGTCGAAAGGGCGTACGTGGCAGCCACTGAATCTTCAGACCAGGCACTCGGCGAGGGCGAAAACGCCGCTGAGGCATCTACTCCTGCAAAGAAGACCGCCAAGAAGACGGCAAAGAAAACCGCGAAAAAGACGGCTAAGAAGACGGCCAAAAAGACCGCTAAGAAAACAGCCAAGAAGACTGCGAAGAAGACCGCCAAAAAGTCGGCCAAGAAGACCACTAAGAAGTCTGCCAAAAAGGCCACTAAGAAGACGGTCCGCAAATCCGCGGCAAAGAAGCAGGAATCCCCAGCCGAGTCCGAAAAGCAGGCACAGCCGGAAGCAGAAGAGGAGCTCGAGGAGGACGAGCACGACGAAGACGTCGACTTCGATCCCACCAATGCGGACATCGAAGACGATGATGACTTCGACGCTGGCGAAGACCTCGAGGACGATGACCTCGAAGAGGATTTGGACGACGACGATGAGGAAGAAGAGGAAGACACCTCTTCCGTCTGGGACGAGGAAGAGTCCGCTGCGCTGCGTCAGGCACGCAAGGATGCGCAGTTAACCGCCTCTGCTGACTCCGTCCGCGCCTACCTCAAGCAGATCGGTAAGGTTGCCCTGCTCAACGCCGAGCAAGAGGTTTCCCTAGCTAAGCGCATCGAGGCCGGCCTGTACGCACAGCACCGCATGGATGAGATGGAAAAGGCCCGCGCCGAAGGCGATAAGGCCGCCAAGCTCTCCCCCATGGAAAAGCGCGACCTGCGCAGCATCGCCCGCGATGGCCGCAAGGCCAAGAACCACCTGCTGGAGGCCAACCTGCGTCTGGTGGTTTCCTTGGCCAAGCGCTACACCGGCCGTGGCATGGCTTTCTTGGACCTCATTCAGGAAGGCAACTTAGGTCTTATCCGCGCGGTGGAGAAGTTCGATTACACCAAGGGCTATAAGTTCTCCACCTACGCCACGTGGTGGATCCGCCAGGCCATTACCCGCGCCATGGCTGACCAGGCTCGTACCATCCGCATCCCGGTTCACATGGTGGAGGTCATCAACAAACTGGGCCGCATCCAGCGCGAGCTGCTGCAGGACTTGGGCCGCGAGCCTACCCCGCAGGAGCTGGCGAAGGAGATGGATATCACCGAGGAAAAGGTGCTCGAAATCCAGCAATATGCCCGTGAGCCTATTTCCTTGGACCAGACCATCGGTGACGAAGGCGATTCCCAGTTGGGTGACTTCATCGAGGACTCCGAAGCCGTCATTGCGGTCGACGCCGTATCTTTCACCTTGCTGCAGGATCAGCTCCAAGACGTGCTGACTACCCTGTCCGAGCGCGAAGCCGGCGTGGTTCGCCTCCGCTTTGGCTTGACCGACGGCATGCCGCGCACTTTAGACGAGATTGGCCAGGTCTACGGAGTTACCCGCGAGCGTATTCGCCAGATCGAGTCCAAGACGATGTCGAAGCTGCGCCACCCATCTCGTTCGCAGGTACTGCGCGACTACCTCGACTAA
- the ppgK gene encoding polyphosphate--glucose phosphotransferase has protein sequence MTTLSGHSFGIDIGGSGIKGAEVDLATGEFVGERMKIATPQPSTPHEVAKVVAQIVQEKQWDGPVGITLPSVVRNQEVETAANISKDWIGVNATELFADYLDADFAVLNDADAAGLAEVAYGEDIAKQGSVIFLTLGTGIGSAFFLDGQLFPNTELGHLTVGDDEAEKIASSAVKEREGLKYKQWTKRLNKVLAEYEKLFNPQAFLIGGGISRKFEKWGPHLAIETPVMPAQLRNRAGIVGAAMAAVEGLKP, from the coding sequence ATGACTACTCTTTCTGGCCATTCCTTTGGCATCGATATCGGAGGCTCCGGCATTAAAGGCGCTGAGGTGGACCTTGCCACCGGCGAATTCGTGGGTGAACGCATGAAGATCGCCACCCCACAGCCGTCTACGCCGCATGAAGTTGCCAAGGTAGTAGCCCAAATCGTGCAGGAAAAGCAGTGGGACGGCCCCGTTGGCATCACCCTGCCTTCCGTGGTTCGCAACCAGGAAGTCGAGACTGCGGCAAATATTTCCAAGGATTGGATTGGGGTCAACGCCACAGAGCTCTTCGCGGACTACCTGGATGCGGATTTTGCCGTGCTTAACGACGCCGACGCGGCGGGACTAGCCGAGGTTGCCTACGGAGAGGACATCGCCAAGCAGGGCTCCGTAATCTTCCTAACCTTGGGCACCGGTATCGGTTCGGCCTTCTTCCTAGACGGCCAGCTATTCCCTAATACCGAACTGGGACACCTCACGGTGGGCGATGACGAGGCTGAGAAAATTGCCTCCTCGGCCGTGAAGGAACGCGAGGGACTCAAGTACAAGCAGTGGACTAAACGGCTCAACAAGGTCCTCGCGGAATATGAAAAGCTCTTTAACCCGCAGGCCTTCCTCATCGGGGGTGGGATCTCCCGCAAGTTTGAAAAGTGGGGACCACACCTTGCTATTGAAACCCCCGTCATGCCTGCACAACTGCGCAATCGTGCAGGAATTGTCGGAGCTGCGATGGCGGCGGTAGAAGGTTTGAAACCATAA
- a CDS encoding inositol monophosphatase family protein codes for MPDSLEEGTIVGMTEQIDSLQLRDFAVCTATRAAELVTTRRAELVAGDGIAAHTHTKSSDVDPVTEVDTATEEFIATTIRTQRPGDGIFGEEGANVESTSGVTWIVDPIDGTVNFLYGVPDYAVSIGAEYQGHLVAGAVVNVARGRTYAAAAGQGATVTGPDGIEHALRCGQTQDPALALVATGFGYGADRRAAQAELLTKLLPNVRDIRRIGAAALDLCRVAEGTVDAYFEHGINAWDFAAGAIIAREAGAVVRHPGFDKGSADGELTWAAGADLAPAFEKLLAAHGATDALRG; via the coding sequence ATGCCCGACAGTCTAGAAGAAGGCACAATAGTTGGCATGACTGAGCAGATCGATTCTCTTCAATTGCGGGATTTTGCCGTTTGTACCGCCACGCGCGCTGCGGAATTAGTTACTACGCGGCGTGCAGAACTCGTAGCCGGTGACGGCATCGCGGCGCATACCCACACCAAGTCCAGCGACGTGGATCCCGTAACGGAGGTCGATACCGCGACAGAGGAGTTCATTGCCACCACCATCCGCACCCAGCGCCCCGGGGATGGCATTTTTGGTGAAGAAGGCGCCAATGTGGAATCGACCAGTGGGGTTACCTGGATTGTCGATCCGATTGACGGCACCGTGAATTTCCTCTACGGGGTGCCGGACTACGCCGTATCCATCGGTGCAGAGTACCAAGGGCACCTCGTAGCTGGCGCAGTGGTCAACGTGGCGCGCGGGCGCACCTATGCTGCCGCAGCCGGCCAGGGTGCCACGGTAACCGGCCCAGACGGAATTGAGCACGCACTGCGGTGTGGCCAGACACAAGATCCTGCGTTGGCCTTGGTTGCCACCGGCTTTGGTTACGGAGCTGACCGGCGTGCGGCCCAAGCGGAGCTTCTTACCAAGCTTCTGCCTAATGTGCGTGATATTCGCCGCATCGGCGCTGCCGCGCTCGACCTATGCAGGGTGGCAGAGGGAACCGTTGATGCCTACTTTGAGCACGGCATCAACGCGTGGGACTTCGCTGCTGGGGCAATCATTGCCCGCGAGGCAGGTGCAGTGGTGCGCCATCCAGGCTTTGATAAAGGCTCCGCTGACGGTGAACTTACCTGGGCCGCGGGGGCAGATTTGGCCCCCGCATTCGAAAAGCTTTTAGCAGCGCACGGGGCCACGGACGCGCTGCGGGGGTAA
- a CDS encoding DUF4193 domain-containing protein has product MATDYDAPRRRAEDELETDSLEGLKAAESDSNGMDDDGEIVEAFQPPSVDLTGEELNVEVVPRQENEFTCGSCFLVQSNKRYSHEEDGQPICKDCA; this is encoded by the coding sequence ATGGCCACCGATTATGACGCACCGCGCCGGCGCGCGGAAGATGAACTCGAAACTGACTCCCTAGAAGGACTCAAAGCCGCTGAGAGCGATAGCAACGGCATGGACGATGACGGAGAAATCGTCGAAGCATTCCAGCCGCCATCAGTAGACCTCACGGGCGAGGAGCTTAATGTTGAGGTAGTTCCACGTCAGGAAAATGAGTTTACTTGCGGTTCGTGTTTCCTAGTGCAGTCCAATAAGCGTTACTCCCACGAAGAGGACGGCCAGCCAATCTGCAAGGATTGCGCCTAG
- a CDS encoding DUF3093 domain-containing protein: MSDTSATSATPAPSSAASAQGTVDSQVLYRERQWVPWYFWLFAAAIVALTSATAGLNRSMWWTIIPAILLGAIAVWVLITWSNTVIKVERDPDGTRWLTVKDAQLPNDVVSRSITVPKSARRNALGPQFDPAAFLVSHAWVDEHAMMVLNDPEDDTPYWLIASKDPEALLHAFVPEQH; the protein is encoded by the coding sequence GTGTCTGATACATCTGCTACTTCCGCAACTCCGGCACCGTCAAGCGCCGCTTCGGCACAGGGCACGGTGGACTCTCAAGTGCTCTACCGCGAACGCCAGTGGGTCCCTTGGTACTTTTGGCTATTCGCCGCCGCCATCGTGGCACTTACTTCCGCTACTGCCGGCCTTAACCGCTCCATGTGGTGGACCATTATTCCCGCGATCCTCCTTGGCGCTATCGCAGTGTGGGTACTTATTACCTGGTCCAATACAGTCATCAAGGTAGAGCGTGACCCGGATGGAACGCGTTGGCTCACGGTCAAAGATGCCCAGTTGCCCAACGACGTCGTGTCGCGGTCTATCACCGTTCCCAAATCTGCGCGGCGCAATGCGCTGGGTCCACAATTCGATCCCGCAGCGTTTTTGGTCTCCCACGCTTGGGTGGATGAGCACGCCATGATGGTGCTCAATGATCCAGAGGACGATACTCCTTATTGGCTCATCGCCTCGAAGGATCCGGAGGCTTTGCTCCACGCTTTCGTTCCGGAACAGCACTAA
- the dut gene encoding dUTP diphosphatase, producing MTDSIPHSQSESPFGDIKVKRLDKELPLPHRAHRGDAGADLYAAESLTLQPGERALVGTGIAIALPLGTVGLIHPRSGLAAKQGLSVVNTPGTVDADYRGEIKVCLINHDRHAPIEIERGMRIAQLVVQRVELVGFAEVEELDDTVRGAGGYGSTGV from the coding sequence GTGACTGACTCGATTCCGCATTCTCAATCAGAAAGCCCCTTTGGGGACATTAAAGTCAAGCGCCTGGATAAGGAGCTTCCACTGCCGCACCGCGCCCACCGTGGTGACGCCGGTGCGGACCTCTATGCAGCAGAATCTCTTACCCTGCAACCCGGCGAGCGCGCCCTCGTCGGCACCGGGATTGCCATTGCGCTGCCACTAGGAACGGTTGGTTTAATTCACCCGCGCTCCGGACTAGCCGCCAAGCAAGGGCTTTCCGTTGTCAATACCCCGGGCACGGTGGATGCCGATTACCGCGGGGAGATCAAGGTCTGCCTCATCAACCACGACCGGCACGCTCCCATTGAGATCGAACGCGGAATGCGCATCGCTCAGCTCGTGGTCCAGCGCGTAGAGCTGGTGGGGTTTGCTGAGGTTGAAGAGTTGGATGACACCGTCCGCGGAGCCGGCGGCTATGGCTCTACCGGTGTGTAG
- a CDS encoding DUF3710 domain-containing protein: MGIWPFGKKKDEEEKAQEKPAAQSEKPADPTSADAEAQETYAPVGDTAADAAAASGNEPREFAHDAINGQTGPFDGDSVDIETFDFSDFSIGVLDLGSLRIPLPKESQVQVEMGEQGPRMLHIVTKVGRITPVAFAAPRKPGQWAESVEEIKEGMSRDGLTVTTEPGPWGAEVVGKNDNGQIRVIGADGPRWMLRMTLAAPAGMEADLADMAREVAARTFVYRGEDPILAGNALPVIMPEQLVEQVKQAMDQRQQEQQAAANAQDHPENGVGGPDPAAEAEAEQHLRDLGGTPQQGENGSSPQNPDEGSAPNSKN, encoded by the coding sequence ATGGGAATCTGGCCCTTTGGCAAGAAGAAAGACGAAGAAGAGAAGGCTCAGGAAAAGCCTGCAGCACAAAGCGAAAAGCCGGCGGACCCCACGTCCGCGGATGCAGAGGCGCAGGAGACCTATGCTCCAGTAGGCGACACCGCAGCAGATGCCGCGGCGGCTTCTGGCAATGAACCCCGCGAATTTGCACATGATGCCATCAATGGCCAGACCGGCCCCTTTGATGGAGACTCTGTCGATATCGAGACCTTTGATTTCAGCGACTTTTCCATTGGCGTATTAGATCTGGGGTCCCTGCGCATCCCACTGCCAAAGGAATCCCAGGTACAGGTGGAAATGGGCGAACAAGGCCCACGAATGCTGCACATAGTGACCAAGGTAGGCCGAATTACTCCCGTAGCCTTTGCCGCCCCACGTAAGCCAGGCCAGTGGGCAGAATCTGTGGAGGAAATCAAGGAGGGCATGAGCCGCGACGGTCTTACCGTTACTACCGAGCCAGGCCCTTGGGGTGCTGAGGTCGTGGGCAAGAACGACAACGGTCAGATTCGCGTCATCGGTGCAGACGGTCCGCGCTGGATGCTGCGCATGACCTTGGCCGCGCCGGCCGGTATGGAAGCAGACCTCGCAGACATGGCCCGCGAGGTTGCTGCCCGTACCTTCGTCTACCGCGGGGAAGACCCCATACTGGCGGGAAATGCCTTGCCGGTCATCATGCCTGAGCAGCTGGTAGAGCAGGTCAAGCAGGCCATGGACCAGCGCCAGCAAGAACAGCAGGCAGCCGCTAATGCTCAAGACCACCCAGAAAACGGCGTGGGCGGCCCCGACCCTGCGGCAGAAGCAGAGGCGGAGCAACACCTGCGCGATTTGGGCGGTACCCCACAACAGGGTGAGAATGGATCGTCCCCGCAGAATCCCGATGAGGGCTCTGCACCTAATTCCAAGAACTAG
- a CDS encoding DUF3159 domain-containing protein, whose amino-acid sequence MTHSSSPHPSPDAKNLDSEESAAEPTLLEQMGGLSGLVSATLPVIVLIPVNNFFGLGPALAAALGVAVVIALWRVIRKETLQPAISGLLGVALCAAIAWFTGDAKGYFLYGIWMSLALCIAAVLSILFRWPAVGVIWKGINGEEMQWQKVAQARRAYAIATGGWAVIFLARFVIQRAIYDADATTALGVTRILMGWPLTLLVTALTVWMVRRADAAVDAAAGTGEHTNAEREQKSEAEND is encoded by the coding sequence GTGACACATTCTTCCTCGCCGCACCCTTCCCCGGACGCTAAGAACCTGGACTCTGAGGAGTCTGCTGCCGAACCCACGCTGCTGGAGCAGATGGGAGGCTTGTCAGGGCTCGTGTCGGCCACCTTGCCAGTCATTGTGCTGATTCCAGTCAATAACTTCTTTGGGCTGGGCCCAGCCTTGGCAGCGGCGCTCGGCGTGGCCGTTGTTATTGCACTCTGGAGGGTAATCCGGAAAGAGACCCTGCAGCCGGCCATATCGGGTTTGCTGGGAGTGGCTCTTTGCGCTGCCATCGCCTGGTTTACGGGTGATGCCAAAGGGTATTTCTTGTACGGCATCTGGATGTCGTTGGCACTGTGCATTGCCGCGGTACTATCAATCCTCTTCCGGTGGCCCGCTGTGGGCGTCATCTGGAAAGGAATTAACGGCGAGGAAATGCAGTGGCAAAAGGTTGCTCAGGCGCGCCGGGCTTATGCCATCGCTACCGGCGGGTGGGCGGTCATCTTCCTGGCCCGCTTTGTTATTCAGCGCGCCATTTATGATGCGGATGCAACCACTGCCTTAGGGGTGACCCGAATCTTGATGGGGTGGCCATTGACGCTTCTAGTTACGGCGCTGACCGTGTGGATGGTGCGCCGCGCGGATGCAGCCGTTGACGCAGCGGCGGGCACAGGTGAGCACACTAACGCAGAACGAGAACAAAAGTCTGAGGCAGAAAATGACTGA
- a CDS encoding class I SAM-dependent RNA methyltransferase, giving the protein MTELTMSRGDSLEVTIDRMAHGGEGIGQAPDGRVVFVPRAFPGDVVKTTADRVKKSFIKAELESVLSPGALRVPSSCPAAAQGAGCCDFAELDSAAETGIKAEILSEQLRRTGIVTGEELNIEQHTLEPVRGWRTRVRWGVDKQGRAGTRQRRSNELITGAACTQLAPGLAEGLVGEGARRFTPGAEVIAVLDGEGNRHVVETRKAPRGRRVETIREVVEGSGKVHEHVDGRTFSFPATAFWQAHSHAPAAYTDLIAEWLGGREYQEHTAWDLYGGVGLFVPALAHAVQGKVISVDYSPAATAGEQAALADCDVEVKSAKVEQVAAQLPKPGAVVLDPPRTGAGEDVIRSVAAAAPQAVVHVGCDPATFARDLGYWNQHGYGIEKMALINAFPGTHHFETIALITPA; this is encoded by the coding sequence ATGACTGAATTAACGATGAGCCGTGGCGATAGTCTTGAGGTCACCATTGACCGCATGGCGCACGGCGGGGAAGGAATTGGCCAGGCGCCGGATGGGCGAGTGGTATTCGTTCCTCGCGCTTTTCCCGGCGACGTCGTCAAAACTACGGCCGACCGTGTAAAGAAGTCGTTCATTAAGGCAGAGCTGGAAAGCGTACTAAGCCCTGGGGCGTTGCGCGTTCCATCGTCTTGTCCTGCGGCCGCGCAAGGAGCAGGCTGCTGTGATTTCGCCGAGCTGGATTCCGCGGCCGAAACCGGAATCAAGGCAGAGATCTTGTCGGAGCAGCTGCGCCGCACCGGCATTGTCACCGGCGAGGAACTGAACATTGAGCAGCACACCCTAGAGCCGGTTCGGGGATGGCGCACGCGGGTGAGGTGGGGCGTCGACAAGCAAGGGCGCGCCGGAACTCGTCAACGTCGGTCCAATGAGCTTATTACGGGCGCTGCCTGTACGCAGCTGGCTCCGGGATTGGCAGAGGGGCTCGTTGGAGAGGGCGCGCGCAGGTTTACCCCAGGCGCCGAGGTCATCGCCGTTCTCGATGGCGAGGGCAACCGCCACGTGGTAGAAACCCGCAAGGCCCCGCGCGGGCGCCGCGTGGAGACCATCCGTGAGGTGGTAGAAGGCAGCGGCAAGGTGCACGAGCATGTCGACGGGCGGACCTTTAGCTTTCCTGCTACCGCCTTCTGGCAAGCCCACAGCCACGCACCGGCTGCGTATACCGATCTGATAGCGGAGTGGCTCGGGGGCCGCGAGTACCAAGAGCACACCGCCTGGGATCTCTACGGTGGCGTTGGCCTATTCGTTCCAGCATTGGCCCATGCCGTGCAGGGCAAGGTTATCTCCGTGGACTATTCACCGGCGGCTACGGCCGGGGAACAGGCCGCCCTTGCGGACTGCGATGTGGAAGTAAAGTCCGCGAAGGTCGAGCAAGTCGCCGCCCAGCTTCCCAAGCCAGGCGCTGTAGTCCTTGATCCGCCGCGCACCGGAGCAGGGGAGGACGTGATTCGTTCCGTGGCGGCCGCTGCACCCCAGGCGGTCGTTCACGTGGGATGTGACCCCGCCACCTTCGCGCGCGACTTGGGATATTGGAACCAGCACGGATACGGAATAGAAAAGATGGCACTCATTAACGCGTTCCCCGGAACGCACCACTTTGAAACGATTGCGCTCATTACCCCTGCCTAA